The following coding sequences lie in one Zingiber officinale cultivar Zhangliang chromosome 2B, Zo_v1.1, whole genome shotgun sequence genomic window:
- the LOC122048255 gene encoding uncharacterized protein LOC122048255 produces the protein MGYGHRGALPMATGQRKFLLVAVDYFSKQFTGQKLKEWCEGYDIQQAFTFVAYPQSNRQDEVANREILRILRVRLDHIGGSWVDELPGMLWVIRTTPKEGTGVAPFHLVYGGEMTVPIEIRVESDRIQNCSKDNVEQRLLELDLVDEARDKAVVRLIAYKQRMRQNYNRRVIPRSFQD, from the exons atggggtatggacatcgtGGCGCCCTTCCCATGGCGACAGGTCAGCGGAAGTTCTTGCTTGTCGcggtggactatttctccaa ACAATTCACCGGGCAAAAACTCaaagaatggtgcgaggggtatgACATTCAGCAGGCCTTTACCTTCGTAGCATATCCTCAGAGTAACAGACAGGatgaagtcgccaatcgggagatcttgcgGATCCTGCGGGTGCGGCTCGACCACATCGGAGGGAGTTGGGTGGATGAGCTCCCCGGCATGCTATGGGtaatccgcacgacccctaaggaagGCACAGGGGTAGCcccattccacttggtgtatggaggcgaAATGACCGTCCCCATCGAGATCAGAGTCGAGTCCGACCGGATACAAAATTGCAGCAAGGACAACGTCGAGCAGAGGCTATTGGAGCTGGACCTGGTGGATGAGGCGCGCGATAAGGCCGTCGTTCGGCTGATAGCCTACAAGcaaagaatgaggcaaaactacaatcggagggtgatTCCAAGGTCATTCCAG Gattga